The Hippoglossus hippoglossus isolate fHipHip1 unplaced genomic scaffold, fHipHip1.pri scaffold_54_arrow_ctg1, whole genome shotgun sequence genome has a window encoding:
- the LOC117759016 gene encoding prefoldin subunit 1-like isoform X1 has protein sequence MAATIDLELKKAFSELQVKMIDTQQKVKLADLQIDQLTRVHKHAKLTHAEITTLPDNTRLYEGVGRMFILQSKEEINNQLMDKQKTADEKIKELEQKKVYLERSVKEAEDNIREMLLSRRAQ, from the exons ATGGCGGCGACGATTGACCTGGAACtaaagaag GCCTTCTCCGAGCTGCAGGTGAAGATGATTGACACCCAGCAGAAGGTGAAACTGGCTGATCTGCAGATCGATCAGCTGACACGTGTCCACAAACATGCTAAGCTAACACACGCGGAGATCACCACGCTGCCTGACAACACCAGACTCTACGAGGGGGTTGGACGCAT gttcaTCCTGCAGTCGAAAGAGGAAATCAACAATCAGCTgatggacaaacagaaaacagctgacgAGAAGATCAAAGAGTTAGAg CAGAAGAAGGTGTACCTTGAACGCAGCGTGAAAGAAGCTGAAGACAACATCAGAGAGATGCTTCTGTCCCGGAGAGCTCAGTGA
- the LOC117759007 gene encoding tetratricopeptide repeat protein 1-like isoform X1 codes for MSTEKRYRGGKHREEEKDDDDEDFFDCKETLGPPDLRRKEEETQPESENHPEKTERLIETRDNAESETEGGHQEEQDHRLQDDRLQDDVLPDDVLQDDRLQDERLLDSDSEMKEEKSLDVEFDDEYLSEVEKELTDEERESRRQQSLILKEKGNIQFKARDYTAADVTYTEALVLCPVCFRGERSVLFSNRAAARLHLDLKEQAISDCTRAIELNPDYVRALLRRAELYEQTEKLDEALDDYKKVLERDPTQTSARQACMRLPQQIQEKNEKLKEEMLGKLKDVGNMILRPFGLSTNNFQVNQDQSGSYSINFVQNTHR; via the exons ATGAGCACAGAGAAGAGatacagaggaggaaaacacagagaagaagagaaggatgACGATGACGAGGACTTCTTCGACTGTAAGGAGACGCTGGGGCCTCCAGACctgagaaggaaggaggaggagacccAACCAGAGTCAGAAAACCATCCTGAAAAAACTGAGAGACTGATTGAAACAAGAGACAAcgcagagagtgagacagaaggaggacatcaggaggagcaggaccACAGGCTGCAGGACGACAGGCTGCAGGACGACGTGCTGCCGGACGACGTGCTGCAGGACGACAGGCTGCAGGACGAAAGGCTACTGGACTCGGACTcggagatgaaggaggagaagagtctGGATGTTGAGTTTGATGATGAATATCTGAGCGAGGTGGAGAAAGAGCTGacagacgaggagagagag AGTCGACGACAGCAGAGTTTAATTCtgaaggaaaaaggaaacatcCAGTTTAAAGCCAGAG ATTACACGGCGGCAGACGTCACGTACACAGAGGCTCTGGTTCTGTGTCCCGTGTGTTTCCGTGGAGAAAGATCTGTACTGTTCTccaacagagctgcagccagaCTTCACCTG gatcTGAAGGAGCAGGCGATCTCAGACTGCACCAGAG CGATAGAGTTGAATCCAGACTATGTGCGGGCGTTGCTGAGGAGAGCGGAGCTATATGAACAGACAGAGAAGCTGGATGAAGCTCTAGACGACTACAAGAAGGTTCTGGAGCGAGACCCGACCCAGACCAGTGCCAGACAGGCCTGCATG agaTTACCTCAGCAGATTCAGGAGAAAAATGAGAAGTTGAAGGAGGAGATGCTCG GTAAACTGAAGGATGTTGGGAACATGATCTTGAGGCCGTTCGGACTTTCAACCAACAACTTCCAGGTGAACCAGGATCAGTCGGGATCGTACTCTATCAACTTCGTCCAGAACACCCAcaggtga
- the LOC117759007 gene encoding tetratricopeptide repeat protein 1-like isoform X2 has protein sequence MSTEKRYRGGKHREEEKDDDDEDFFDCKETLGPPDLRRKEEETQPESENHPEKTERLIETRDNAESETEGGHQEEQDHRLQDDRLQDSDSEMKEEKSLDVEFDDEYLSEVEKELTDEERESRRQQSLILKEKGNIQFKARDYTAADVTYTEALVLCPVCFRGERSVLFSNRAAARLHLDLKEQAISDCTRAIELNPDYVRALLRRAELYEQTEKLDEALDDYKKVLERDPTQTSARQACMRLPQQIQEKNEKLKEEMLGKLKDVGNMILRPFGLSTNNFQVNQDQSGSYSINFVQNTHR, from the exons ATGAGCACAGAGAAGAGatacagaggaggaaaacacagagaagaagagaaggatgACGATGACGAGGACTTCTTCGACTGTAAGGAGACGCTGGGGCCTCCAGACctgagaaggaaggaggaggagacccAACCAGAGTCAGAAAACCATCCTGAAAAAACTGAGAGACTGATTGAAACAAGAGACAAcgcagagagtgagacagaaggaggacatcaggaggagcaggaccACAGGCTGCAGGACGACAGGCTGCA GGACTCGGACTcggagatgaaggaggagaagagtctGGATGTTGAGTTTGATGATGAATATCTGAGCGAGGTGGAGAAAGAGCTGacagacgaggagagagag AGTCGACGACAGCAGAGTTTAATTCtgaaggaaaaaggaaacatcCAGTTTAAAGCCAGAG ATTACACGGCGGCAGACGTCACGTACACAGAGGCTCTGGTTCTGTGTCCCGTGTGTTTCCGTGGAGAAAGATCTGTACTGTTCTccaacagagctgcagccagaCTTCACCTG gatcTGAAGGAGCAGGCGATCTCAGACTGCACCAGAG CGATAGAGTTGAATCCAGACTATGTGCGGGCGTTGCTGAGGAGAGCGGAGCTATATGAACAGACAGAGAAGCTGGATGAAGCTCTAGACGACTACAAGAAGGTTCTGGAGCGAGACCCGACCCAGACCAGTGCCAGACAGGCCTGCATG agaTTACCTCAGCAGATTCAGGAGAAAAATGAGAAGTTGAAGGAGGAGATGCTCG GTAAACTGAAGGATGTTGGGAACATGATCTTGAGGCCGTTCGGACTTTCAACCAACAACTTCCAGGTGAACCAGGATCAGTCGGGATCGTACTCTATCAACTTCGTCCAGAACACCCAcaggtga
- the LOC117759013 gene encoding methionine adenosyltransferase 2 subunit beta-like — protein sequence MAAPDLKVLVTGATGLLGRAVCREFENSSWLVIGTGYRRARPRILRCDLTDEDAIRRLLHKYKPDVIVHCAAERRPDVVERHTDAAVNLNVNATSTLAKEAAVCGAFFLYISSDYVFDGRNPPYGEDDVPNPLNVYGRTKLEGERETLRHCPGAVVLRVPVLFGEVESVMESAVTSLWVKVQEATESCTLDHCLQRFPTDARDVAAVCRKLSERARQDPSLRGIFHFSSNEQMTKYEMGVAIAQAFQLPSNHLIPLTEQPASSSALRPINSRLNCSRLQLLNLNVEPRPFTSAISDCLWPFTPDKRWRQTVFH from the exons ATGGCGGCCCCGGATCTGAAGGTTCTGGTTACCGGTGCAACGGGTCTGTTAGGTCGAGCCGTGTGCAGAGAGTTTGAGAACAGCAGCTGGTTGGTCATTGGGACTGGATACAGGAGAGCCAGGCCCCGCATCCTCCGCTGTGACCTCACGGACGAGGACGCCATCAGACGACTCCTGCACAAGTACAAG cctgATGTGATCGTCCACTGTGCCGCAGAGAGACGTCCAGATGTggtagagagacacacagatgcagCTGTTAACCTCAACGTAAACGCCACGAGCACGCTCGCCAAGGAGGCAG ctgtgtgtggagCGTTCTTCCTCTACATCAGCAGCGACTACGTGTTTGACGGACGGAATCCTCCGTACGGAGAAGACGACGTCCCGAACCCGCTCAACGTCTACGGACGAACAAaactggagggagagagagagacactgaggcATTGTCCAG gtgcgGTGGTGCTCAGGGTGCCTGTTCTGTTCGGGGAGGTGGAGTCAGTGATGGAGAGCGCCGTCACGTCGCTGTGGGTCAAAGTTCAGGAGGCGACAGAGAGCTGCACCCTGGATCACTGCCTGCAGAGGTTCCCCACCGACGCCCGAGACGTCGCCGCCGTCTGCAGGAAGCTGTCCGAGAGAGCAAGACAG gACCCGTCTCTCCGAGGCATCTTTCACTTCTCGTCTAACGAGCAGATGACCAAATATGAGATGGGCGTGGCCATCGCTCAGGCCTTCCAGCTGCCGTCCAATCACCTGATTcct ctgacagagcaacccgcctcctcctcagctcttcGTCCAATCAACAGTCGTCTGAACTGTTCTCGTCTTCAGCTGCTGAATCTGAACGTGGAGCCGCGACCTTTCACCTCTGCCATCAGTGACTGTCTGTGGCCGTTCACACCCGACAAACGCTGGAGACAGACAGTGTtccactga
- the LOC117759016 gene encoding prefoldin subunit 1-like isoform X2: MAATIDLELKKAFSELQVKMIDTQQKVKLADLQIDQLTRVHKHAKLTHAEITTLPDNTRLYEGVGRMFILQSKEEINNQLMDKQKTADEKIKELEKKVYLERSVKEAEDNIREMLLSRRAQ; encoded by the exons ATGGCGGCGACGATTGACCTGGAACtaaagaag GCCTTCTCCGAGCTGCAGGTGAAGATGATTGACACCCAGCAGAAGGTGAAACTGGCTGATCTGCAGATCGATCAGCTGACACGTGTCCACAAACATGCTAAGCTAACACACGCGGAGATCACCACGCTGCCTGACAACACCAGACTCTACGAGGGGGTTGGACGCAT gttcaTCCTGCAGTCGAAAGAGGAAATCAACAATCAGCTgatggacaaacagaaaacagctgacgAGAAGATCAAAGAGTTAGAg AAGAAGGTGTACCTTGAACGCAGCGTGAAAGAAGCTGAAGACAACATCAGAGAGATGCTTCTGTCCCGGAGAGCTCAGTGA